In Brienomyrus brachyistius isolate T26 chromosome 25, BBRACH_0.4, whole genome shotgun sequence, a single window of DNA contains:
- the LOC125720404 gene encoding oxysterol-binding protein 1 isoform X4, with amino-acid sequence MSEPKAPTPTPGDTYKGWLFKWTNYIKGYQRRWFVLSNGLLSYYRTQAEMGHTCRGTINLATANIAVEDSCNFVISNGGAQTYHLKASSEVERQRWITALELAKAKAVRMQAESDDSGDDCPPSSPPSAGQGGGARNAEVQSTLRTLGNKVEDLSTCNDLIAKHGSALQRSLSELEGVRLGGDAGDKIRQVTERATLFRITSNAMINACRDFLALAQAHSKRWQKALQAEREQRVRLEETLEQLAKQHNHLERAFRGATVLPASLANTPGDSKGSVPGKGDVSDEDDENEFFDAMEDVPEFITVPADPKYHRSGSNVSGISSEIGMDEQSLDEQSLASNPESPQPQEAEPVRKRRTRIPDKPNYSLNLWSIMKNCIGKELSKIPMPVNFNEPLSMLQRLSEDLEYSELLDKAAKCQNPLEQLCYVAAFSVSSYSTTVHRTGKPFNPLLGETFELDRVKESGYRSLCEQVSHHPPAAAHHVISERGWTLRQEIALASKFRGKYLSIMPLGTIHCIFEKSNNHYSWKKVTTTVHNIIVGKLWIDQSGEIDVVNHRTGDHCHLKFAPYSYFSRDVARKVTGVVSDKDGKVHFVLSGTWDEKMEVSRVMQSSRGGGGENGTDGKQKTVYQTLRARELWKKNPLPEGAETMYYFSSLALTLNESEEGVAPTDSRRRPDQRLMEQGRWEEANAEKQRLEEKQRSVRREREREAARVAGPTEDGTHQDNYKAQWFERTEDPATGEVTHIYQGGYWEAKEHGSWGTCPDIF; translated from the exons ATGTCGGAGCCCAAGGCACCCACGCCGACACCCGGGGACACGTACAAGGGCTGGCTCTTCAAGTGGACTAACTACATAAAGGGTTACCAGCGGCGATGGTTCGTCCTGAGCAACGGCCTACTGTCCTACTACAG GACGCAGGCAGAGATGGGGCACACCTGCCGGGGCACAATCAACCTAGCCACGGCCAACATTGCAGTGGAGGACTCGTGCAACTTCGTCATCTCCAACGGCGGTGCGCAGACGTACCACCTGAAAGCAAGCTCGGAAGTGGAGCGCCAGCGATGGATCACTGCCTTAGAGCTGGCCAAGGCAAAGGCCGTGCGCATGCAGGCCGAGTCTG ATGATTCGGGAGATGACTGTCCTCCATCGTCCCCCCCGTCTGCgggacagggtgggggggcccGTAACGCAGAGGTGCAGTCAACACTGCGCACGTTGGGCAACAAGGTGGAGGACCTAAGCACCTGCAATGATCTCATTGCCAAGCACGGCTCTGCCCTGCAGAG ATCCTTGTCAGAGCTGGAAGGGGTGCGTCTGGGGGGAGATGCGGGAGACAAGATCCGGCAGGTGACGGAGAGAGCCACGCTGTTCCGAATCACGTCTAACGCCATGATCAAT GCTTGCAGGGACTTCCTGGCTCTGGCCCAGGCCCACAGTAAGCGCTGGCAGAAGGCCCTGCAGGCAGAGCGGGAGCAGCGTGTCCGCCTCGAGGaaaccctggagcagctggccaAGCAGCACAACCATCTGGAGAGGGCGTTCCGGGGGGCCACAGTGCTGCCTGCCTCTCTGGCCAACACGCCTGGGGACAGCAAAG GGTCCGTGCCTGGAAAAGGGGACGTGAGTGACGAGGATGACGAAAATGAGTTCTTTGACGCCATGGAGGATGTACCAGAGTTCATCACCGTACCTGCTGATCCCAAGTATCACAG ATCGGGCAGCAATGTCAGCGGGATCAGCAGCGAGATCGGTATGGATGAGCAGTCG CTTGACGAACAGTCGCTGGCTTCCAATCCGGAGTCTCCCCAGCCGCAGGAGGCGGAGCCAGTGCGAAAGAGGCGGACCCGCATTCCTGACAAGCCCAACTACTCGCTGAACCTGTGGAGCATCATGAAGAACTGCATTGGCAAGGAGCTCTCCAAGATCCCCATGCCC gtgaacTTCAACGAGCCGCTGTCCATGCTGCAGCGCCTCTCGGAGGACCTGGAGTACTCTGAACTGCTAGACAAGGCGGCCAAATGCCAGAACCCCCTGGAGCAGCTATGCTATGTGGCAGCCTTCTCCGTCTCGTCCTATTCGACCACCGTGCACCGCACTGGAAAGCCCTTCAACCCCCTCCTGGGGGAAACCTTTGAGCTGGACCGCGTCAAGGAGAGTGGCTACCGGTCCCTGTGTGAGCAG gtgaGCCACCACCCTCCAGCAGCCGCCCATCATGTGATCTCTGAGCGAGGATGGACCCTGAGACAGGAAATAGCCCTAGCCAGCAAGTTCAGGGGGAAATACCTCTCAATCATGCCCCTGG GAACTATCCACTGTATATTTGAAAAGAGTAACAATCACTACTCCTGGAAGAAAGTCACCACAACCGTGCACAACATCATCGTGGGGAAGCTGTGGATCGACCAG TCCGGCGAGATCGACGTGGTGAATCACCGCACCGGAGACCACTGCCACCTCAAGTTTGCCCCCTACAGCTACTTCTCCAGGGACGTGGCTCGGAAG GTCACAGGCGTGGTGAGCGACAAGGATGGCAAGGTGCACTTCGTGCTGTCAGGCACATGGGATGAGAAGATGGAGGTGTCCCGCGTGATGCAGAGCAGCCGAGGAGGTGGCGGTGAGAATGGGACCGACGGCAAACAGAAGACCGTGTACCAGACGCTGCGAGCACGGGAGCTCTGGAAGAAGAACCCACTTCC ggagggggcagagACCATGTACTACTTCTCATCCCTGGCGCTGACGCTGAATGAGTCAGAAGAGGGCGTGGCCCCCACGGACAGCCGGCGGCGGCCGGATCAGCGGCTCATGGAGCAGGGCCGCTGGGAAGAAGCCAacgcggagaagcagcgactggAGGAGAAGCAACGCAGCGTGCGACGGGAGCGGGAGCGGGAGGCGGCACGGGTGGCAGGCCCCACCGAGGACG GCACCCACCAGGACAACTACAAGGCGCAGTGGTTTGAACGCACTGAGGACCCCGCCACGGGAGAAGTCACCCATATCTACCAGGGGGGTTACTGGGAGGCCAAAGAGCATGGCAGCTGGGGGACCTGCCCCGACATCTTCTGA
- the LOC125720404 gene encoding oxysterol-binding protein 1 isoform X2: protein MSEPKAPTPTPGDTYKGWLFKWTNYIKGYQRRWFVLSNGLLSYYRTQAEMGHTCRGTINLATANIAVEDSCNFVISNGGAQTYHLKASSEVERQRWITALELAKAKAVRMQAESDDSGDDCPPSSPPSAGQGGGARNAEVQSTLRTLGNKVEDLSTCNDLIAKHGSALQRSLSELEGVRLGGDAGDKIRQVTERATLFRITSNAMINACRDFLALAQAHSKRWQKALQAEREQRVRLEETLEQLAKQHNHLERAFRGATVLPASLANTPGDSKGSVPGKGDVSDEDDENEFFDAMEDVPEFITVPADPKYHRSGSNVSGISSEIGMDEQSLDEQSLASNPESPQPQEAEPVRKRRTRIPDKPNYSLNLWSIMKNCIGKELSKIPMPVNFNEPLSMLQRLSEDLEYSELLDKAAKCQNPLEQLCYVAAFSVSSYSTTVHRTGKPFNPLLGETFELDRVKESGYRSLCEQVSHHPPAAAHHVISERGWTLRQEIALASKFRGKYLSIMPLGTIHCIFEKSNNHYSWKKVTTTVHNIIVGKLWIDQSGEIDVVNHRTGDHCHLKFAPYSYFSRDVARKVTGVVSDKDGKVHFVLSGTWDEKMEVSRVMQSSRGGGGENGTDGKQKTVYQTLRARELWKKNPLPEGAETMYYFSSLALTLNESEEGVAPTDSRRRPDQRLMEQGRWEEANAEKQRLEEKQRSVRREREREAARVAGPTEDAVIEDSITDSPQKSTHQDNYKAQWFERTEDPATGEVTHIYQGGYWEAKEHGSWGTCPDIF from the exons ATGTCGGAGCCCAAGGCACCCACGCCGACACCCGGGGACACGTACAAGGGCTGGCTCTTCAAGTGGACTAACTACATAAAGGGTTACCAGCGGCGATGGTTCGTCCTGAGCAACGGCCTACTGTCCTACTACAG GACGCAGGCAGAGATGGGGCACACCTGCCGGGGCACAATCAACCTAGCCACGGCCAACATTGCAGTGGAGGACTCGTGCAACTTCGTCATCTCCAACGGCGGTGCGCAGACGTACCACCTGAAAGCAAGCTCGGAAGTGGAGCGCCAGCGATGGATCACTGCCTTAGAGCTGGCCAAGGCAAAGGCCGTGCGCATGCAGGCCGAGTCTG ATGATTCGGGAGATGACTGTCCTCCATCGTCCCCCCCGTCTGCgggacagggtgggggggcccGTAACGCAGAGGTGCAGTCAACACTGCGCACGTTGGGCAACAAGGTGGAGGACCTAAGCACCTGCAATGATCTCATTGCCAAGCACGGCTCTGCCCTGCAGAG ATCCTTGTCAGAGCTGGAAGGGGTGCGTCTGGGGGGAGATGCGGGAGACAAGATCCGGCAGGTGACGGAGAGAGCCACGCTGTTCCGAATCACGTCTAACGCCATGATCAAT GCTTGCAGGGACTTCCTGGCTCTGGCCCAGGCCCACAGTAAGCGCTGGCAGAAGGCCCTGCAGGCAGAGCGGGAGCAGCGTGTCCGCCTCGAGGaaaccctggagcagctggccaAGCAGCACAACCATCTGGAGAGGGCGTTCCGGGGGGCCACAGTGCTGCCTGCCTCTCTGGCCAACACGCCTGGGGACAGCAAAG GGTCCGTGCCTGGAAAAGGGGACGTGAGTGACGAGGATGACGAAAATGAGTTCTTTGACGCCATGGAGGATGTACCAGAGTTCATCACCGTACCTGCTGATCCCAAGTATCACAG ATCGGGCAGCAATGTCAGCGGGATCAGCAGCGAGATCGGTATGGATGAGCAGTCG CTTGACGAACAGTCGCTGGCTTCCAATCCGGAGTCTCCCCAGCCGCAGGAGGCGGAGCCAGTGCGAAAGAGGCGGACCCGCATTCCTGACAAGCCCAACTACTCGCTGAACCTGTGGAGCATCATGAAGAACTGCATTGGCAAGGAGCTCTCCAAGATCCCCATGCCC gtgaacTTCAACGAGCCGCTGTCCATGCTGCAGCGCCTCTCGGAGGACCTGGAGTACTCTGAACTGCTAGACAAGGCGGCCAAATGCCAGAACCCCCTGGAGCAGCTATGCTATGTGGCAGCCTTCTCCGTCTCGTCCTATTCGACCACCGTGCACCGCACTGGAAAGCCCTTCAACCCCCTCCTGGGGGAAACCTTTGAGCTGGACCGCGTCAAGGAGAGTGGCTACCGGTCCCTGTGTGAGCAG gtgaGCCACCACCCTCCAGCAGCCGCCCATCATGTGATCTCTGAGCGAGGATGGACCCTGAGACAGGAAATAGCCCTAGCCAGCAAGTTCAGGGGGAAATACCTCTCAATCATGCCCCTGG GAACTATCCACTGTATATTTGAAAAGAGTAACAATCACTACTCCTGGAAGAAAGTCACCACAACCGTGCACAACATCATCGTGGGGAAGCTGTGGATCGACCAG TCCGGCGAGATCGACGTGGTGAATCACCGCACCGGAGACCACTGCCACCTCAAGTTTGCCCCCTACAGCTACTTCTCCAGGGACGTGGCTCGGAAG GTCACAGGCGTGGTGAGCGACAAGGATGGCAAGGTGCACTTCGTGCTGTCAGGCACATGGGATGAGAAGATGGAGGTGTCCCGCGTGATGCAGAGCAGCCGAGGAGGTGGCGGTGAGAATGGGACCGACGGCAAACAGAAGACCGTGTACCAGACGCTGCGAGCACGGGAGCTCTGGAAGAAGAACCCACTTCC ggagggggcagagACCATGTACTACTTCTCATCCCTGGCGCTGACGCTGAATGAGTCAGAAGAGGGCGTGGCCCCCACGGACAGCCGGCGGCGGCCGGATCAGCGGCTCATGGAGCAGGGCCGCTGGGAAGAAGCCAacgcggagaagcagcgactggAGGAGAAGCAACGCAGCGTGCGACGGGAGCGGGAGCGGGAGGCGGCACGGGTGGCAGGCCCCACCGAGGACG CTGTCATTGAGGACTCCATTACTGACtcacctcagaaaa GCACCCACCAGGACAACTACAAGGCGCAGTGGTTTGAACGCACTGAGGACCCCGCCACGGGAGAAGTCACCCATATCTACCAGGGGGGTTACTGGGAGGCCAAAGAGCATGGCAGCTGGGGGACCTGCCCCGACATCTTCTGA
- the LOC125720404 gene encoding oxysterol-binding protein 1 isoform X3: MSEPKAPTPTPGDTYKGWLFKWTNYIKGYQRRWFVLSNGLLSYYRTQAEMGHTCRGTINLATANIAVEDSCNFVISNGGAQTYHLKASSEVERQRWITALELAKAKAVRMQAESDDSGDDCPPSSPPSAGQGGGARNAEVQSTLRTLGNKVEDLSTCNDLIAKHGSALQRSLSELEGVRLGGDAGDKIRQVTERATLFRITSNAMINACRDFLALAQAHSKRWQKALQAEREQRVRLEETLEQLAKQHNHLERAFRGATVLPASLANTPGDSKGSVPGKGDVSDEDDENEFFDAMEDVPEFITVPADPKYHRRSGSNVSGISSEIGMDEQSLDEQSLASNPESPQPQEAEPVRKRRTRIPDKPNYSLNLWSIMKNCIGKELSKIPMPVNFNEPLSMLQRLSEDLEYSELLDKAAKCQNPLEQLCYVAAFSVSSYSTTVHRTGKPFNPLLGETFELDRVKESGYRSLCEQVSHHPPAAAHHVISERGWTLRQEIALASKFRGKYLSIMPLGTIHCIFEKSNNHYSWKKVTTTVHNIIVGKLWIDQSGEIDVVNHRTGDHCHLKFAPYSYFSRDVARKVTGVVSDKDGKVHFVLSGTWDEKMEVSRVMQSSRGGGGENGTDGKQKTVYQTLRARELWKKNPLPEGAETMYYFSSLALTLNESEEGVAPTDSRRRPDQRLMEQGRWEEANAEKQRLEEKQRSVRREREREAARVAGPTEDGTHQDNYKAQWFERTEDPATGEVTHIYQGGYWEAKEHGSWGTCPDIF; encoded by the exons ATGTCGGAGCCCAAGGCACCCACGCCGACACCCGGGGACACGTACAAGGGCTGGCTCTTCAAGTGGACTAACTACATAAAGGGTTACCAGCGGCGATGGTTCGTCCTGAGCAACGGCCTACTGTCCTACTACAG GACGCAGGCAGAGATGGGGCACACCTGCCGGGGCACAATCAACCTAGCCACGGCCAACATTGCAGTGGAGGACTCGTGCAACTTCGTCATCTCCAACGGCGGTGCGCAGACGTACCACCTGAAAGCAAGCTCGGAAGTGGAGCGCCAGCGATGGATCACTGCCTTAGAGCTGGCCAAGGCAAAGGCCGTGCGCATGCAGGCCGAGTCTG ATGATTCGGGAGATGACTGTCCTCCATCGTCCCCCCCGTCTGCgggacagggtgggggggcccGTAACGCAGAGGTGCAGTCAACACTGCGCACGTTGGGCAACAAGGTGGAGGACCTAAGCACCTGCAATGATCTCATTGCCAAGCACGGCTCTGCCCTGCAGAG ATCCTTGTCAGAGCTGGAAGGGGTGCGTCTGGGGGGAGATGCGGGAGACAAGATCCGGCAGGTGACGGAGAGAGCCACGCTGTTCCGAATCACGTCTAACGCCATGATCAAT GCTTGCAGGGACTTCCTGGCTCTGGCCCAGGCCCACAGTAAGCGCTGGCAGAAGGCCCTGCAGGCAGAGCGGGAGCAGCGTGTCCGCCTCGAGGaaaccctggagcagctggccaAGCAGCACAACCATCTGGAGAGGGCGTTCCGGGGGGCCACAGTGCTGCCTGCCTCTCTGGCCAACACGCCTGGGGACAGCAAAG GGTCCGTGCCTGGAAAAGGGGACGTGAGTGACGAGGATGACGAAAATGAGTTCTTTGACGCCATGGAGGATGTACCAGAGTTCATCACCGTACCTGCTGATCCCAAGTATCACAG GAGATCGGGCAGCAATGTCAGCGGGATCAGCAGCGAGATCGGTATGGATGAGCAGTCG CTTGACGAACAGTCGCTGGCTTCCAATCCGGAGTCTCCCCAGCCGCAGGAGGCGGAGCCAGTGCGAAAGAGGCGGACCCGCATTCCTGACAAGCCCAACTACTCGCTGAACCTGTGGAGCATCATGAAGAACTGCATTGGCAAGGAGCTCTCCAAGATCCCCATGCCC gtgaacTTCAACGAGCCGCTGTCCATGCTGCAGCGCCTCTCGGAGGACCTGGAGTACTCTGAACTGCTAGACAAGGCGGCCAAATGCCAGAACCCCCTGGAGCAGCTATGCTATGTGGCAGCCTTCTCCGTCTCGTCCTATTCGACCACCGTGCACCGCACTGGAAAGCCCTTCAACCCCCTCCTGGGGGAAACCTTTGAGCTGGACCGCGTCAAGGAGAGTGGCTACCGGTCCCTGTGTGAGCAG gtgaGCCACCACCCTCCAGCAGCCGCCCATCATGTGATCTCTGAGCGAGGATGGACCCTGAGACAGGAAATAGCCCTAGCCAGCAAGTTCAGGGGGAAATACCTCTCAATCATGCCCCTGG GAACTATCCACTGTATATTTGAAAAGAGTAACAATCACTACTCCTGGAAGAAAGTCACCACAACCGTGCACAACATCATCGTGGGGAAGCTGTGGATCGACCAG TCCGGCGAGATCGACGTGGTGAATCACCGCACCGGAGACCACTGCCACCTCAAGTTTGCCCCCTACAGCTACTTCTCCAGGGACGTGGCTCGGAAG GTCACAGGCGTGGTGAGCGACAAGGATGGCAAGGTGCACTTCGTGCTGTCAGGCACATGGGATGAGAAGATGGAGGTGTCCCGCGTGATGCAGAGCAGCCGAGGAGGTGGCGGTGAGAATGGGACCGACGGCAAACAGAAGACCGTGTACCAGACGCTGCGAGCACGGGAGCTCTGGAAGAAGAACCCACTTCC ggagggggcagagACCATGTACTACTTCTCATCCCTGGCGCTGACGCTGAATGAGTCAGAAGAGGGCGTGGCCCCCACGGACAGCCGGCGGCGGCCGGATCAGCGGCTCATGGAGCAGGGCCGCTGGGAAGAAGCCAacgcggagaagcagcgactggAGGAGAAGCAACGCAGCGTGCGACGGGAGCGGGAGCGGGAGGCGGCACGGGTGGCAGGCCCCACCGAGGACG GCACCCACCAGGACAACTACAAGGCGCAGTGGTTTGAACGCACTGAGGACCCCGCCACGGGAGAAGTCACCCATATCTACCAGGGGGGTTACTGGGAGGCCAAAGAGCATGGCAGCTGGGGGACCTGCCCCGACATCTTCTGA
- the LOC125720404 gene encoding oxysterol-binding protein 1 isoform X1, translating to MSEPKAPTPTPGDTYKGWLFKWTNYIKGYQRRWFVLSNGLLSYYRTQAEMGHTCRGTINLATANIAVEDSCNFVISNGGAQTYHLKASSEVERQRWITALELAKAKAVRMQAESDDSGDDCPPSSPPSAGQGGGARNAEVQSTLRTLGNKVEDLSTCNDLIAKHGSALQRSLSELEGVRLGGDAGDKIRQVTERATLFRITSNAMINACRDFLALAQAHSKRWQKALQAEREQRVRLEETLEQLAKQHNHLERAFRGATVLPASLANTPGDSKGSVPGKGDVSDEDDENEFFDAMEDVPEFITVPADPKYHRRSGSNVSGISSEIGMDEQSLDEQSLASNPESPQPQEAEPVRKRRTRIPDKPNYSLNLWSIMKNCIGKELSKIPMPVNFNEPLSMLQRLSEDLEYSELLDKAAKCQNPLEQLCYVAAFSVSSYSTTVHRTGKPFNPLLGETFELDRVKESGYRSLCEQVSHHPPAAAHHVISERGWTLRQEIALASKFRGKYLSIMPLGTIHCIFEKSNNHYSWKKVTTTVHNIIVGKLWIDQSGEIDVVNHRTGDHCHLKFAPYSYFSRDVARKVTGVVSDKDGKVHFVLSGTWDEKMEVSRVMQSSRGGGGENGTDGKQKTVYQTLRARELWKKNPLPEGAETMYYFSSLALTLNESEEGVAPTDSRRRPDQRLMEQGRWEEANAEKQRLEEKQRSVRREREREAARVAGPTEDAVIEDSITDSPQKSTHQDNYKAQWFERTEDPATGEVTHIYQGGYWEAKEHGSWGTCPDIF from the exons ATGTCGGAGCCCAAGGCACCCACGCCGACACCCGGGGACACGTACAAGGGCTGGCTCTTCAAGTGGACTAACTACATAAAGGGTTACCAGCGGCGATGGTTCGTCCTGAGCAACGGCCTACTGTCCTACTACAG GACGCAGGCAGAGATGGGGCACACCTGCCGGGGCACAATCAACCTAGCCACGGCCAACATTGCAGTGGAGGACTCGTGCAACTTCGTCATCTCCAACGGCGGTGCGCAGACGTACCACCTGAAAGCAAGCTCGGAAGTGGAGCGCCAGCGATGGATCACTGCCTTAGAGCTGGCCAAGGCAAAGGCCGTGCGCATGCAGGCCGAGTCTG ATGATTCGGGAGATGACTGTCCTCCATCGTCCCCCCCGTCTGCgggacagggtgggggggcccGTAACGCAGAGGTGCAGTCAACACTGCGCACGTTGGGCAACAAGGTGGAGGACCTAAGCACCTGCAATGATCTCATTGCCAAGCACGGCTCTGCCCTGCAGAG ATCCTTGTCAGAGCTGGAAGGGGTGCGTCTGGGGGGAGATGCGGGAGACAAGATCCGGCAGGTGACGGAGAGAGCCACGCTGTTCCGAATCACGTCTAACGCCATGATCAAT GCTTGCAGGGACTTCCTGGCTCTGGCCCAGGCCCACAGTAAGCGCTGGCAGAAGGCCCTGCAGGCAGAGCGGGAGCAGCGTGTCCGCCTCGAGGaaaccctggagcagctggccaAGCAGCACAACCATCTGGAGAGGGCGTTCCGGGGGGCCACAGTGCTGCCTGCCTCTCTGGCCAACACGCCTGGGGACAGCAAAG GGTCCGTGCCTGGAAAAGGGGACGTGAGTGACGAGGATGACGAAAATGAGTTCTTTGACGCCATGGAGGATGTACCAGAGTTCATCACCGTACCTGCTGATCCCAAGTATCACAG GAGATCGGGCAGCAATGTCAGCGGGATCAGCAGCGAGATCGGTATGGATGAGCAGTCG CTTGACGAACAGTCGCTGGCTTCCAATCCGGAGTCTCCCCAGCCGCAGGAGGCGGAGCCAGTGCGAAAGAGGCGGACCCGCATTCCTGACAAGCCCAACTACTCGCTGAACCTGTGGAGCATCATGAAGAACTGCATTGGCAAGGAGCTCTCCAAGATCCCCATGCCC gtgaacTTCAACGAGCCGCTGTCCATGCTGCAGCGCCTCTCGGAGGACCTGGAGTACTCTGAACTGCTAGACAAGGCGGCCAAATGCCAGAACCCCCTGGAGCAGCTATGCTATGTGGCAGCCTTCTCCGTCTCGTCCTATTCGACCACCGTGCACCGCACTGGAAAGCCCTTCAACCCCCTCCTGGGGGAAACCTTTGAGCTGGACCGCGTCAAGGAGAGTGGCTACCGGTCCCTGTGTGAGCAG gtgaGCCACCACCCTCCAGCAGCCGCCCATCATGTGATCTCTGAGCGAGGATGGACCCTGAGACAGGAAATAGCCCTAGCCAGCAAGTTCAGGGGGAAATACCTCTCAATCATGCCCCTGG GAACTATCCACTGTATATTTGAAAAGAGTAACAATCACTACTCCTGGAAGAAAGTCACCACAACCGTGCACAACATCATCGTGGGGAAGCTGTGGATCGACCAG TCCGGCGAGATCGACGTGGTGAATCACCGCACCGGAGACCACTGCCACCTCAAGTTTGCCCCCTACAGCTACTTCTCCAGGGACGTGGCTCGGAAG GTCACAGGCGTGGTGAGCGACAAGGATGGCAAGGTGCACTTCGTGCTGTCAGGCACATGGGATGAGAAGATGGAGGTGTCCCGCGTGATGCAGAGCAGCCGAGGAGGTGGCGGTGAGAATGGGACCGACGGCAAACAGAAGACCGTGTACCAGACGCTGCGAGCACGGGAGCTCTGGAAGAAGAACCCACTTCC ggagggggcagagACCATGTACTACTTCTCATCCCTGGCGCTGACGCTGAATGAGTCAGAAGAGGGCGTGGCCCCCACGGACAGCCGGCGGCGGCCGGATCAGCGGCTCATGGAGCAGGGCCGCTGGGAAGAAGCCAacgcggagaagcagcgactggAGGAGAAGCAACGCAGCGTGCGACGGGAGCGGGAGCGGGAGGCGGCACGGGTGGCAGGCCCCACCGAGGACG CTGTCATTGAGGACTCCATTACTGACtcacctcagaaaa GCACCCACCAGGACAACTACAAGGCGCAGTGGTTTGAACGCACTGAGGACCCCGCCACGGGAGAAGTCACCCATATCTACCAGGGGGGTTACTGGGAGGCCAAAGAGCATGGCAGCTGGGGGACCTGCCCCGACATCTTCTGA